The Pirellulales bacterium genomic interval ATTTGTCTTCGGTGAACCCCGGATCGACCATGAAGTACTGGTACGCCACCGTCCCTTCGGCCGGCACGGTATAGGGCTTGTCGGCGATGTGAATCACCGCATCGGGCGAGTCGGGCATCTGCCAGCCGCTGGCAAATTGCGGCGCCGGCGGCAATTCGCTCGGGTCGCCTTGCGGCGCGCCGGCCGCTGCCCAGGCCGCGATCTGCTGCTTTTCCTCGTTGCTCAGACGGGCATCGTTCGAAAACGTGCCGTGATTGGGATCGGCGTGCCACGGCGGCATCCGCCCCTCGCTCACCACCTCGGCGATCATGTCGGCCCAGCCCGCCGACTCGTCATAACTGGTGAGCGCGAACGGGGCAATTTGTCCATCGCGATGGCACTCCACGCAATTGGCGTTGAAGATTCTTGCAATCTGCTTCGAATAGGTCACCTCGGCGTTGTCCTTCACCGGCCGCGCGCGGCCAATCAGGCAGCCGTCCGCTTCTGTCACTGGCGCGCTCACCGGCTTGCCTGCCAATAATTCGCCAATCGCCCGCTTCAATTCTTCCGACGTCGCGGCGGGGCGCTGATAACTGCCGCCGTTGTGAATGCCATATTGATCGTCAATCCGCCCCGCATAGCGCACCACACGGTCTTGATCGAGCAAGAACACCTGCGGGGTGCGCGTCGCCCCGATCTGATCGGCGATCACATTGCCGGTGTCTTTGAGCAGCGGAAACTCGATCTTCGCGTCGCGGGCAAAATCGGCGATCTCCGCCAGCGAGTCTTGCCGGTTTGAGTCGATGCCGACAAAGGCGACGCCCTGCGACGACAACTCGCTGGCCAGCTTGACCAATCGCGGGGCATACAACTTGGCCAGTGGACACTCGACCCCCAGGAACGCCACGACCACCACTTTGCTACCGCTCAGATCGGACAACTTGACTTCCTTGCCGCGAAAATCTTCCGCGTGGAAATCGTGAATCGTCTTGCCAATCGCCGCGGCGTCGCTGCCGGTCGGCGATGGCTTGGCCCCATAGGTCGCCTGGCCGATCGCCAAAGTGGCTGCCAGGGCTGCGCAAGACACAAGACCACGAGTGATGCGAGGCTCGTACATGGGTCTACCCTTGACCAGATGAGTGGGCCGCTGACCGCGGCCTGTTACGATGTGACGCGAGATCCAACAAGAAAAGCGTTGGCCGCCGATAGTCGATTCCCCGCGACTTCCGGCGCGCCGATATTCTAACACCAGCCAAGGCTGGCACAGCTAGTTGCCGTCGGTGGTCAGAAAGGGGACCATACCGGTCCTATTTGGCGGCCTGGGCGCCTTCGGCCACCGGCTCACTGGTCTCCACGGTCAACGCAAAATTGCGGTAGCGGGCCTCCATGGCCGGACCGGCGTGTAGTTGCAGCGCCAGCACTCCTCGCCGGGCGCCCGCCGCGTCGTCCAGATCGACGCACAATTGGCCGTTAATCCAGGTGCGAATGCGACTGCCTGTGGCTTCGATTTCGTAGTCGTTCCAGTCCCCCGCCTTCACATACTGCTCACCCGACTTGTCCCACAGCAGGCCGCGGCCGCGCTCCTCATAGAGTTTGCCCCACCAGCCTTTGCCGATATCGGCCTGATATCCCTGCACCTCGCCGTCTTCCAGCGGCCGGGAGCGGAACTGCACCCCACTATTGGCGGCTTCGCCGGTGAGCTTTACCTGAAACTTCAAGCGGAAGTCTCCCACCGTCAGGTCGCTCACCAGAAACTCGTTATGATCCAGGCCCCCGGTCCGGCCGACCAACTCACCCCCCTCAACGCTCCACAAGTCGCGATTGCCGCTCCAGCCTGCCAGGTCCACGCCGTTGAACAGGCTCGCCGCGTTCTCCGCCGTCGCCAGCAGCGGCGTCTGCTGCGGACTCGCCAAGTAGGCCACCAGTGAGCGAATTTGATGCTCTGATAGCGGCTGCAACACATCGTCGGGCATCATCGATTTCGTGCTTGGCGACAGTTCGTCCACTTCGTCACGCGGCAAGACGATCGTTTCGTTGGCGGTGGCCAGCGTCAGCTTCTGGTCATCTTGCTCGCGGATGATGCCGGTCAGCACTCGGCCATCGGTGGTGGCGACAACGGTCGCCATGTAATCTTTGGAAATCAATGAACTCGGGTCGAGGACGTTGGACAGCAGATAATCGAGATTGGCCCGGTTGGAGCCCGTCAACTCCGGCCCCACCTTGCCCCCCACGTTGAATAGCGTGTGACACTGCTGGCACGTCTTGAGGTACATCGCCCGGCCTAGAGCCACATCGGGTTCTTGCTTCGGCTTGGTTGTTAGCAGTTTGCGATGCTGCGCGATCCGCTCGGCCACGTCGGCGCTGGTGTCGCGCACCTCTCCCCAGACGCTGCGAATCCGCTCGTCGAGTGATTTGTCCTTGAGGTTGCGCAACTGGCGAATGACATCGGCCGAAACATCGCTCGTGGCGATGGTCTTGTCGGCCAGGCCGTTCAGCAGCTTGGCGGCATAGCTGGTGCGCGAGGCCAAGGTGGCCAGCGCGTCGCGTCGTTCTGCGGGATTGAGCTTGGCGTACACCCCCAGAATCGCCGCGGGCGTCTTTTCGTCGCCGTAAGCCGCCAGCCCGCGCAGCGCTTCTGCGCGTAGCGCGTCGTCTGTCAGCAACCTTTGCAGCACTGGGGCCAATTGGTCGTCGCGCGCGGATAGCAACGCCACGATCGCGGCGCGACGTGTGCTTGTCTCTTGCTGCGGGTCGGCGGCCTTGCGGCGCAATTCGGCGAACGCCGCCGGATCGCCCAGTGTCACCGCCAGCGATTCCACGGCGTTGCGCACGCGC includes:
- a CDS encoding redoxin domain-containing protein, which produces MYEPRITRGLVSCAALAATLAIGQATYGAKPSPTGSDAAAIGKTIHDFHAEDFRGKEVKLSDLSGSKVVVVAFLGVECPLAKLYAPRLVKLASELSSQGVAFVGIDSNRQDSLAEIADFARDAKIEFPLLKDTGNVIADQIGATRTPQVFLLDQDRVVRYAGRIDDQYGIHNGGSYQRPAATSEELKRAIGELLAGKPVSAPVTEADGCLIGRARPVKDNAEVTYSKQIARIFNANCVECHRDGQIAPFALTSYDESAGWADMIAEVVSEGRMPPWHADPNHGTFSNDARLSNEEKQQIAAWAAAGAPQGDPSELPPAPQFASGWQMPDSPDAVIHIADKPYTVPAEGTVAYQYFMVDPGFTEDKWVRVAECLPDNRSVVHHIIVFVKPPTENPKDARGFQFLVGYAPGTRPYVLPDGMAKLIPAGSKLVFQMHYTSNGTEQVDRSSVGLCFVKDPKSVKQRVVTGNASNGRFVIPAGDGNHEVKSERKFVKDTTVMSLFPHMHLRGKSFRYELAYADGRKEILLDVPRYDFNWQNHFIFEKALVAPAGSVLKCTAHFDNSEENLANPDPTSEVRWGDQTWEEMMIGWYDIAVPAGDDPATYTDHRRGKDDEGE